Proteins encoded within one genomic window of Ovis aries strain OAR_USU_Benz2616 breed Rambouillet chromosome 1, ARS-UI_Ramb_v3.0, whole genome shotgun sequence:
- the NRAS gene encoding GTPase NRas gives MTEYKLVVVGAGGVGKSALTIQLIQNHFVDEYDPTIEDSYRKQVVIDGETCLLDILDTAGQEEYSAMRDQYMRTGEGFLCVFAINNSKSFADINLYREQIKRVKDSDDVPMVLVGNKCDLPTRTVDTKQAHELAKSYGIPFIETSAKTRQGVEDAFYTLVREIRQYRMKKLNSSDDGTQGCMGLPCVVM, from the exons ATGACTGAGTACAAACTGGTGGTGGTTGGAGCAGGTGGTGTTGGGAAAAGTGCACTGACAATCCAGCTAATCCAGAACCACTTTGTAGATGAATATGATCCCACCATAGAG GATTCCTACCGAAAACAGGTGGTTATAGATGGTGAAACCTGTCTGTTGGACATACTGGATACAGCTGGACAAGAGGAGTACAGTGCCATGAGAGACCAATACATGAGGACAGGCGAAGGCTTCCTTTGTGTATTTGCCATCAATAATAGCAaatcatttgcagatattaacCTCTACAG GGAACAGATTAAGCGTGTAAAGGACTCGGATGATGTACCTATGGTGCTAGTAGGAAACAAGTGTGACTTGCCAACAAGGACAGTTGACACAAAACAAGCCCATGAACTGGCCAAAAGCTATGGGATTCCATTCATTGAAACCTCAGCCAAGACCAGACAG gGTGTTGAAGATGCCTTTTACACACTGGTAAGAGAAATACGTCAGTACCGAATGAAAAAACTCAACAGCAGTGATGATGGCACTCAAGGTTGTATGGGGTTGCCATGTGTGGTAATGTAA